One Tolypothrix bouteillei VB521301 DNA window includes the following coding sequences:
- a CDS encoding esterase-like activity of phytase family protein, with translation MTQFLKKLFKFPTILFLIIPILILGIFFIDFPAPFVPITGIDFIGSASFPTSFSFQKTPMGGFSGITYDSKKQLFYTISDDRSDKAPARFYTLKIDLSRGLLKNGDVVPVGVTTLLNEAKQTFPTGSLDPEGIALSNETVFVSSEGDVRQQINPFIKEFSISSGQELTSLPISNKFLPDKSGKRGIRNNLAFESLTITPDKRYLFSATENALLQDGSQAKPKVSSPCRILQYNLRTRKPEKEFLYKTEAIAPLFNLSPRFDSGLTDLIALDNYGNFLSLERTFTGLGFSIAIYQVSIESADDISKIESLATVDLNNIKPVAKKLLFDLRTLDLALDNIEGFTLGDKLPDGQRSLILVSDNNFNPLQQTQVLAFKLKMEAPIIRLIRHLFSAFGN, from the coding sequence ATGACTCAATTTTTGAAAAAACTATTTAAATTTCCAACAATTCTTTTTTTAATTATTCCAATTCTCATTCTAGGTATCTTTTTTATCGATTTTCCCGCACCATTTGTTCCGATAACAGGAATAGATTTTATAGGTTCTGCTAGTTTTCCAACAAGTTTCTCTTTTCAAAAAACTCCAATGGGAGGGTTTTCAGGTATAACTTACGATTCCAAAAAGCAACTTTTTTACACTATATCTGATGACCGCAGTGATAAAGCACCTGCTCGCTTCTATACATTAAAAATCGACCTGAGTCGTGGATTGCTAAAAAATGGAGATGTAGTTCCTGTTGGTGTCACTACACTCTTAAATGAAGCCAAACAAACTTTCCCGACTGGAAGCCTCGATCCAGAGGGAATTGCTCTCAGTAATGAGACTGTATTTGTTTCTTCTGAAGGCGATGTCAGACAGCAAATAAACCCTTTTATTAAAGAATTTTCAATATCTTCCGGTCAAGAACTGACATCTCTACCTATTTCAAATAAATTTTTACCTGACAAAAGTGGTAAAAGGGGAATTCGGAACAATTTAGCTTTTGAGTCTCTGACTATTACCCCAGATAAGAGATACTTGTTTAGTGCAACTGAAAATGCTCTTTTGCAAGATGGTTCACAAGCTAAACCAAAAGTTAGCAGCCCTTGCCGCATTTTACAATACAATCTTAGAACGAGAAAGCCAGAAAAAGAATTTCTTTACAAAACTGAAGCAATAGCACCTCTTTTTAATCTTTCTCCCAGATTCGATAGTGGTTTAACCGATCTCATTGCTCTAGATAATTATGGCAATTTCCTCAGCTTAGAGAGAACTTTTACTGGCTTGGGTTTTTCTATTGCAATATACCAAGTTTCCATAGAAAGTGCTGATGATATTAGTAAAATAGAGAGCCTAGCAACTGTTGACCTTAACAATATTAAACCAGTTGCGAAAAAACTTCTCTTTGATTTAAGAACACTAGATTTAGCTCTAGATAATATTGAAGGTTTCACCCTTGGTGATAAACTACCAGATGGACAGCGATCGCTTATCTTAGTCAGCGACAACAATTTCAATCCGCTCCAACAAACCCAAGTACTAGCCTTCAAGCTAAAAATGGAAGCACCCATCATTAGACTTATCCGTCATCTATTTTCAGCGTTTGGTAACTAG
- a CDS encoding TM0106 family RecB-like putative nuclease, whose amino-acid sequence MLINAELLLQYQRCKRRPFLDLRADRSQRDPANDLLLKLQQDKIAHKRSVLEQFNYERPDYRYGDWETGEAATLELMQQGVECIHLGVLTASDYLGYTLVSRPEILLKQAGMSRFGDWMYAPVNVELGKRPKQEYQITAAFHAYVLATVQQVESKTAWLILRGKDVNYPVDLLRWEPQMQTVVEELIQTLEQDEPPEVFISRQKCSLCTWYSSCYKVAQNQKHLSLLPGVTPVRYKQLKALDITTVESLAKTHPTQLENLPGFDRVVAPKLILQAQSIVENRPIILPTLSLRKDTPEYFYTSNDSVCIEETERSYVDPFNTTYPLQKLLSPAPVEIYFDIEAQPDLHLDYLLGVLIVDRKANTETFYSLLAESQEDERLIWEQFLNLVEQYPDAPIYHFCIYEFDTVQRLAKLYRTPYSSVFPVLNRFVDVYEILTQNIALPVESYALKTIARWLGFEWRDSEASGAKCIYWYDRWLQTGDRTLLEIIQRYNEDDCRATRSVKDWLVDFF is encoded by the coding sequence ACCTTTTTTAGACCTTCGCGCTGACAGAAGTCAGCGAGATCCAGCAAATGACTTGCTGCTGAAATTGCAACAAGACAAAATTGCTCACAAGCGGAGTGTTTTGGAACAATTTAATTACGAACGCCCAGACTACCGTTATGGAGATTGGGAGACAGGTGAAGCTGCGACGTTAGAGTTAATGCAGCAAGGAGTAGAGTGCATTCATCTGGGGGTGCTGACTGCTAGCGATTACTTAGGGTATACCCTAGTCAGCCGTCCCGAGATTCTGCTCAAACAAGCAGGAATGTCTCGTTTTGGAGATTGGATGTATGCTCCGGTAAACGTTGAACTGGGTAAACGCCCCAAACAGGAATATCAAATTACAGCAGCATTTCACGCTTACGTATTAGCGACAGTACAGCAAGTGGAGTCGAAAACAGCTTGGCTAATTTTGCGGGGAAAAGATGTGAATTATCCTGTCGATCTCTTAAGATGGGAACCCCAGATGCAAACAGTTGTGGAGGAGTTGATTCAAACTCTTGAGCAAGACGAACCACCAGAAGTATTTATCTCTCGCCAGAAGTGCAGTCTTTGCACTTGGTACAGCAGCTGTTATAAAGTAGCCCAAAATCAAAAACACCTTTCTCTACTCCCAGGAGTCACACCTGTTCGCTATAAACAATTAAAAGCACTAGATATAACAACTGTAGAATCTTTAGCTAAAACGCATCCAACACAATTAGAAAATCTACCTGGTTTTGACCGTGTAGTGGCTCCTAAATTGATTTTACAAGCTCAATCTATAGTTGAAAATCGACCCATTATTTTACCTACTTTATCATTAAGAAAAGATACACCCGAATATTTTTATACTTCAAATGACTCTGTTTGTATTGAAGAAACAGAAAGAAGCTACGTAGATCCTTTTAACACAACTTATCCTTTACAAAAGCTTTTGTCCCCAGCGCCAGTAGAAATATATTTTGATATTGAAGCACAACCCGATCTGCATTTAGATTACTTGTTGGGAGTTTTGATTGTTGATAGAAAAGCTAATACAGAAACATTTTATTCTTTACTTGCAGAAAGCCAGGAAGATGAAAGATTAATTTGGGAGCAATTTTTAAATTTGGTTGAACAATATCCAGATGCACCCATTTATCACTTTTGCATTTACGAATTTGATACAGTTCAACGGTTAGCCAAACTTTATCGCACTCCCTATAGCTCTGTATTTCCCGTATTGAATCGATTTGTTGATGTTTATGAGATATTAACGCAAAACATAGCTTTACCAGTAGAAAGTTACGCGTTGAAAACCATTGCTCGCTGGTTGGGATTTGAATGGCGGGACTCGGAAGCAAGCGGTGCTAAATGTATTTACTGGTACGATCGATGGTTGCAAACAGGCGATCGTACTTTATTAGAAATTATCCAACGTTACAATGAAGACGATTGTCGTGCAACCCGCAGCGTAAAAGATTGGCTGGTTGATTTTTTTTAA